The following DNA comes from Pseudobythopirellula maris.
TGGAGGCCGACCCCGCTTACTACGAGTCGTCGCTCGACGAGGGGCGTGAGTGGGTCAGCTTCCGCGACCCGTACTACTACCGCGAAGGGGGCCGCGGCTGGCTGATCATGGCCGCCCGCATGAAGGAGGGGCCGGTCGTGCGACGCGGCTGCGTGGGGCAAATGGAAGAGACGTCGCCGGGCAAGTTCACCCCGCAGCCCGCGCTGCACCACCCGGGGCTGTACGACGACGTCGAGGTGCCGAACCTGCTGAAGATCGAGGGCGAGTACTACCTGATCGGCTCGCTCAGAGAAGACGCCAAGATCCGCTACTGGCACACCGACCGCATCGGCTCGCCGTGGCGGAGCTACCACGACAACGTGCTGTTGGCCCAGGGCAACTACGCGGGGCGCATCTGCCAGGACGAGCACGGCTGGCTGATGTGGAACTTCTTCACGCTGGGGGGGCCCGACCGCACGACGCACAACATGATGCCGCCGCCCAAGCGGCTGGTGCGGACCGAGGGGGGGCTGCTGCGCGCCAACACGTTCGAGGGCCTCGACCGCTGGGTCGGCGAGCGGGTCGAGACCCGCTGCGTGCGGCCGCTGCGCCAGGACGCCTCGACCGACGAGCATTGCTCGGTCGACGGGAACGAGTTGGACCTCTCCTGCGAGGCGGGCTTCCAGGCGTTCGTGTTCGACGGCGTGATGTCGTCGGCCCGGCTGCGGGCGAAGATCGACCTGGAGGGCCTGGGCAAGTGCGGCTTGGTCTTCCGTGTCGACCCCGAGACGCACGACGGCTACTACCTGTCGCTCGACTTGCTCAAAGGCGTGGCGCAGCTCCGCGCCTGGCGGACCGGCCCGCCCGGCAGCGGCGAGCACATGATGCAGTTCCAGGCCCTGCAAGGGGGCAACTGGCACGTCGAGACGCCCGGCGAGGCGGAGATGCAGCTGATCGCCTTTGGCAACTACCTGGAGCTCTCGGTCGACGGCCGGGTGATCCTCACCCTGGCCGACGGCACGTTCGAGGAGGGCTGCTTCGGCGTCTACCTCGAGTCGGCGAAGATGCGCTTGCACGACGTCGAACTGCGGCGGATGCGCGAGCCGAAGCAATCGACCGAGCATCTGGTGACCGGCTGAGCCACGACAGGGCAGGGCAGGGCAGGCAGGGCGGGGATCGGCCTGTTGATTCCTCCCGCGGACTTTAGCTCTGGACATTGCACTCTTATCGCGGACTTCCTGCTCTGCGCAAACTTAATAGGCTGGGCAAGGTGGCGTCCCCCGCGGGCGGGTTTTCCCTCGCCGGCTGGCGCTTTGGGCCGTTGCTCTTCTTCTGTCCCGGCTGGTAGTGGGGCGATCAGCGGGCTGCTTTGTGGATGACCGAATGGCCGGGCGGCGAGCGGGCCGCCGACAGGATCGTTGGGTGGCCCACGATGCATTCTATTGAAATCTTGTCAGCAGCTTTCGTCGCGGGCGACTCTCGACGGCACGCAAGACAAGGCTTTTTGTCGGGCTTTGCGACTCAAGGCTCAGAGATCATGGCCGCTAGCGGGCAGTGATCGGCCGATTTCGTTCTGTCGGGGGACGGTGTGGCGCCGCGATTGCTTTACAGCTTTCAGAGTCGCTCCGCGCGAGTGCGGGGGGCCGCCCTCTCTTCTCTCTAATCGGAACAGCTGCATCTCCCCCAAGAACTGCCCACGAAGTCCCGGAACAATACTCCCCGTTACCACCGCCCCCGTTTCGGGCCTCTCTGTGTAGACGGGTGTCGAGCACAAAGTCCCAGCGATCCGTACGGATGCGGCAGTGGTCGGCGTCCCACCCCAAGACCTTCCCAACGGAGGGATACTCCCCATGATCGATTCATCCACGCTACCGCCCACGCTCCTTTCGGATCGACCCACCGCTCGACCCACCACCCTGCGGCGCCACACCGACACCCGCCTGCACACCGTGCTGAGAGGCAACGCTTTGCCGCTGGGCGACGCGTTTGAACTCGTGCCGCTCAAGCTCAGCAGCCGCCGCGAAGAGGTGGTCTTTGCTATCCGCTCACGGCCCGGCCGTGATGGCCAGAAGAGCTCGGCTACGATCGACTGCCCCGGACACTACGTGTCGGGCCGCGACGGGCGTTTCTTGCTGCTGGAGAGGAAGGCGGGTAAGTCGTTCCTCGTGAACCAGCGGTACCGCGTGCAGGTGCTGCGTGTGCTCTCGCACAGCGTGCGGATCGTGGTCGACGACGAGCGCGGCCGCCGCGATCAAGACTTCCAGTGCAACGCTAGCTACGGCGCCAGCGACTGGCGCCCGCGGCGCGGCGGCTCGGGCATCGCCTGAGCAGCCGGCCGCTGAGCGGGCTCTAGATTCTGAACTACTGAGAAGAGCTTCAGCCGGTAGCCTCTTGCTCGCACGCGATGCAGTGTGCGGCGTACGGCACGGCGTCGAGGCGCTCTGCGGATATCTCTTCACCGCAGCGCGTGCAGCGGCCATACTCGCCCGCTTCGATCCGAGCGAGCGCCTCCTCGGTCTGCTGCAGAATCAGACGGTGCGAAGCGACTTCTTGCAACCGCATCGCGGCCCCCTCGGAGTCGTGGTCGCCGGGGTGGCTCGGGGCGCTCACGCGGTCGCCCGGCGTGTTGACGCACTGGGCCGATTCTTCCCGCAGCCTGGTCAGCTCACGATTGAGCCGCAGCAGATCACGCTCCAAGTGTGTGCGTTGGTCTTCGATTTGAGTTGTGGTCATGGTGTTGATCTCTTTGTGGTGGGTTCGATTTCTGGGGATGAGCGCCGCCCTGAGCCGCGATCGACGCGGATGCGCCGACCGCGGCGGGGGCTAGGTTCACCGCCAGTTGCGATAGCGGTAGCGCTGCCCGAAGATCGGCGTGCGGTAGTTGTCGCGCAGGATGCCGCGACGGTAGGGACGCACGCCCCGGTAGCGATAAGGGGAGTAGTCGCGGTAGCCGCCACGTCCGAGGTAGTTTCCACGTCCGTAGTAGGGAGACCCGGCGCCCCACGTAACGCTCACACCCGGGCCGGGGGAGTAGCGGAAAGCCTGTGCTTGCGCCCGTTCAGTGACGCAAGCGAACAACGCGGCCATTGAGAAGACAAGGGCCGTGGCCATGGTGGGTAGGAGTCGAGAAGTCTTCATCATCAAGGGTTCCTTGCTTTGTTGATTGCCTTAAGGCGTTCATCGGGAATTAAATGGGGTTTGTCGATTGACTGAGGCAGCAAACAGCGCGCCGGCGCGTGGAGCGACCACCCGTTCGCAGTCACCCGTCGGCAGCGCGAGCGAATACGCAAACCAACTCCCGCGTCTCAGCCCTCGTGCATGGGGCGGGGCGGACCACTCTGGGCGCTGAGCCACTAGACAGAGCGCGATGGCCCCAAGCGGACCGGTGTCGCCCGCTATAACCGATGAGAGTGCGGGCCTGTGCGACCTGTGGCGCAGTATGTGCCCGCGCTAGAGGCACGCACTCGATAAGCCAGCAATCGCTCGTCGGAGTAGCTGGATAGCTGCCGCTCAGAAAAGGAACCGATGCCCGAGATCGACTTCAAATCGTTTCCTCTCTGGATGAACCTGCTGATCCTCGTTGTTGGCGGGCTCGTCGTCTGGGCCGCAGGATTCAAGCTTTCGAGGCTAGCCGACACGATCTCGTTGCGGACCGGCATGTCGCGGGTGATCGCCGGCGCGCTGTTGCTCGGCGGCGCGACTTCGCTCCCCGAGATCGTCACCACCATGACCGCCGGCGCCCTGGGCAACGCGCCGCTGGCGGTGAACAACTTGTTCGGCGGGGTCGCGATGCAGCTAGCGGTCCTGGCGGTCATCGATTTCTGGAGCGTCCGCGATGGCCCGCTCACGTTCTTCTCACCCGACCCGGTGCTGCTGCTAGCCGGTGTGCTGCTGGTGCTGCAAGTCGCTTTGGCGATCGTGGCGATCGCCGCCGGCGACGTGGCGGTGGTCGCCCATCTCGGTTTCTGGCCCGTGCTGCTGGTGGGGATTTACGGCATGTCGCTGTACTACCTAGACCGCTTCAACACGCGCGAAACCTGGGACGCCGTGCGGCTGCCCGAGCGACCGCAAGAGGCGGGCGCGCAAGACGACCCGGAGCATGTGGAAACTTCAGAAGAACAACAGCACACCAACAAAGGCGACGGCGCAAGCTTGGCTTGGCTGTCCGCCGTGTTCGCGTTGAACTGTCTCCTCGTGCTGCTGGGCGGCGGCGTGGTCACCGCCTCGGCCGACGCCCTGTCGGCTCAAACCGGCATCGGCAGCGGGTTCATCGGGGCGACCTTGGTCGCGGTCACCACGTCGCTCCCCGAGATCAGCACCACCGCCGGTGCGGTGCGGCTGGGGGCGTACACGATGGCGATCGCCAACATCTTCGGCACCAACACCCTGGAGATCGCGCTGCTGCTGCCCGCCGATCTCGCCTACCGCGACGGCCCGGTGATGAACGCCGTGGACAACTCAGCCTTGCTGATGGGCGGCCTGAGCATCGTGATGACAGCGCTTTATCTGTGGGGGCTGCTCGAGCGACGCGACCGCTCGCTGTGGCGCATGGGGGTCGACTCGTGGTGGGTGATGCTCACCTACCTGGCGGGCCTGGGCGTCCTGTACTCGCAATCGGGTGGGGCGGGATAACCCGTTACCTCGCCGAGCAGTCGATCCGCCCAGTCCGTCACGTCTTCTCAGCCGCCACGGATCTCTCTCGATCCCATAGCGTGCCAACCTCTGCGGAACCTATAGTAGTAGTCTCGCCGCGGGCGCCGGCCCGCAGCGGCAAGCGCCCTCCTCTCGGACGCTCCCCGCCAGCACTCCCCCCCGGCGGGAATAGAACGTATAACCCTTCAGACAAAAGCACGCGCCCGTAGCTCAGCTGGATAGAGCAGCGGACTTCTAATCCGCAGGTCGCTGGTTCGAGTCCAGCCGGGCGTGCTTTGGTTTTCTTTGGCGTCGGCTCGCATAGAGCCGC
Coding sequences within:
- a CDS encoding glycosyl hydrolase, giving the protein MFTEAEGTRKAIGDVDVFYHEGLYHLFHLVLPNHDFIAHAVSTDAINWRRVNNALFIGDPGSWDDLMLWTMAVSPDPHVKGRWRMFYTGLSRREQGNIQRIGLAVSDDLYHWQKTPVDWTDHRGPNDPELVLKARELALEQPTSCRHAKIDPESNFPLEADPAYYESSLDEGREWVSFRDPYYYREGGRGWLIMAARMKEGPVVRRGCVGQMEETSPGKFTPQPALHHPGLYDDVEVPNLLKIEGEYYLIGSLREDAKIRYWHTDRIGSPWRSYHDNVLLAQGNYAGRICQDEHGWLMWNFFTLGGPDRTTHNMMPPPKRLVRTEGGLLRANTFEGLDRWVGERVETRCVRPLRQDASTDEHCSVDGNELDLSCEAGFQAFVFDGVMSSARLRAKIDLEGLGKCGLVFRVDPETHDGYYLSLDLLKGVAQLRAWRTGPPGSGEHMMQFQALQGGNWHVETPGEAEMQLIAFGNYLELSVDGRVILTLADGTFEEGCFGVYLESAKMRLHDVELRRMREPKQSTEHLVTG
- a CDS encoding TraR/DksA family transcriptional regulator — encoded protein: MTTTQIEDQRTHLERDLLRLNRELTRLREESAQCVNTPGDRVSAPSHPGDHDSEGAAMRLQEVASHRLILQQTEEALARIEAGEYGRCTRCGEEISAERLDAVPYAAHCIACEQEATG
- a CDS encoding sodium:calcium antiporter; this encodes MPEIDFKSFPLWMNLLILVVGGLVVWAAGFKLSRLADTISLRTGMSRVIAGALLLGGATSLPEIVTTMTAGALGNAPLAVNNLFGGVAMQLAVLAVIDFWSVRDGPLTFFSPDPVLLLAGVLLVLQVALAIVAIAAGDVAVVAHLGFWPVLLVGIYGMSLYYLDRFNTRETWDAVRLPERPQEAGAQDDPEHVETSEEQQHTNKGDGASLAWLSAVFALNCLLVLLGGGVVTASADALSAQTGIGSGFIGATLVAVTTSLPEISTTAGAVRLGAYTMAIANIFGTNTLEIALLLPADLAYRDGPVMNAVDNSALLMGGLSIVMTALYLWGLLERRDRSLWRMGVDSWWVMLTYLAGLGVLYSQSGGAG